A region of Syngnathoides biaculeatus isolate LvHL_M chromosome 20, ASM1980259v1, whole genome shotgun sequence DNA encodes the following proteins:
- the osbpl8 gene encoding oxysterol-binding protein-related protein 8 isoform X7: MTMKSSPESQQETETTLHPAELREIHATSGRMSQRQVKERDKEKDKDKDKDKEAGLQTPSREHIASPSSLSSGVSYSHGFERGKEDVLSLPLKEDSLSISKSKSETKLYNGSDKDVSASGGKLTKKESLKVQKKNYREEKKRATKELLSTITDPSVIVMADWLKIRGTLKSWTKLWCVLKPGVLLIYKTHKNGQWVGTVLLNACELIERPSKKDGFCFKLFHPLEQSIWAVKGPKGEAVGSITQPLPSSHLIFRAASESDGRCWMDALELALKCSSLLKRTMIREGKEDMSTVASGGEHSLNFYSLLRAHNMHGFQFNDSDHLKDPDLYSDKSDREGEPDHEESDPEGLEKSEESDSDTSERQDDSYVDMDPNEHVRETSYIEQSHEELGEAGEAAQTETVSEENKSLIWTLLKQVRPGMDLSKVVLPTFILEPRSFLDKLSDYYYHADFLSEAAVEENAYNRMKKVVKWYISGFYKKPKGLKKPYNPIIGETYRCMWLHQETTSKTFYIAEQVSHHPPVSAFYVSNRKDGFCLSGSILAKSKFYGNSLSAILDGEARLTFLNRGEDYVMNMPYAHCKGILYGTMTLELGGQITISCEKTGYSSQLEFRLKPFLGSSDSVNQISGKIKLGKEVLATLEGHWDSEIFINDKKTGTVDTFWNPTPDLRQSRLTRCTVPPEEQGEFESERLWQHVTRAINNKDQTEATNEKFILEESQRKSARERKAKCEEWNPTLFEQDLITGEWHYKYADTRPWDPLNDLIQFEKDGCIQTKVRHRTPMVRSGSLISLSNQGSRRDNCKCQVTVPKRKHKSDKPKSPESGCSSPELDRQDSSGSERHKSKHSSRLRKKGAELSELQSAIESIKQTQQDINRSISALRSRTAGRAEGTSFLQQRDYVVIVALIVLQVVINYVFK; the protein is encoded by the exons ATGACCATGAAGTCTTCGCCCGAGTCCCAACAGGAGACCGAGACCACTTTG CACCCTGCAGAGTTGAGAGAGATCCATGCCACCTCTG GCAGGATGAGCCAGCGGCAGGTGAAGGAACGGGACAAGGAGAAAGACAAGGACAAGGACAAGGACAAGGAGGCGGGCCTCCAAACCCCCAGCCGGGAACATATCGCCTCTCCCTCCTCGCTCAGCTCGGGCGTCAGCTACAGCCACG GTTTCGAGAGAGGGAAGGAGGACGTTTTGTCGCTGCCTTTGAAAGAGGATTCGCTTTCCATATCCAAGAGCAAG TCGGAAACCAAGCTGTACAATGGCTCCGACAAGGACGTGTCGGCATCCGGAGGCAAGCTCACCAAGAAGGAGTCcctcaag GTACAAAAGAAGAATTACagggaagagaagaagagggcCACAAAAGAGCTGCTCAGCACCATCACCGACCCTTCCGTCATTGTCATGGCCGACTGGCTGAAG ATCCGCGGGACCCTGAAGAGCTGGACCAAGCTGTGGTGTGTTCTGAAGCCGGGCGTGCTGCTCATTTACAAGACTCACAAGAACGGCCAGTGGGTGGGCACGGTGCTGCTCAACGCCTGCGAGCTCATCGAGAGACCCTCCAAGAAGGACGGCTTCTGCTTCAAGCTCTTTCACCCCCTCGAGCAGTCCATCTGGGCCGTCAAG GGCCCCAAAGGGGAAGCGGTGGGCTCCATCACTCAGCCGTTACCCAGCAGTCACCTCATCTTCCGTGCGGCGTCCGAGTCTGATG gtCGCTGCTGGATGGATGCCTTGGAGCTGGCCTTAAAGTGCTCCAGCTTGCTCAAAAGAACCATGATCCGCGAGGGGAAGGAAGACATGAGCACAGTGGCCTCTGGCGGAGAACATTCCCTCAACTTCTACAGCCTCCTGCGTGCCCACAACATGCATGGATTCCA GTTCAACGATAGCGACCATTTGAAAGACCCGGACCTCTACTCCGATAAGTCCGACCGGGAGGGCGAGCCGGACCACGAGGAGTCGGACCCGGAAGGCCTGGAGAAGAGCGAGGAGAGCGACAGCGACACGTCGGAGCGCCAGGACGACTCGTACGTAGACATGGACCCCAACGAGCACGTGCGGGAAACGTCCTACATCGAGCAGTCCCACGAAGAACTGGGCGAG GCAGGCGAGGCTGCCCAGACCGAAACGGTCTCAGAGGAGAACAAATCCCTGATCTGGACTCTTCTGAAGCAAGTGCGACCGGGTATGGATCTGTCCAAAGTGGTCCTGCCCACGTTTATCCTGGAGCCGCGGTCCTTCCTGGACAAACTGTCCGACTATTACTACCATGCGGACTTCCTGTCTGA GGCTGCGGTGGAGGAGAACGCTTACAACCGGATGAAGAAAGTCGTCAAGTGGTACATCTCCGGGTTCTACAAAAAGCCAAAG GGCTTGAAGAAGCCTTACAACCCCATTATCGGCGAGACCTACCGCTGTATGTGGCTGCACCAAGAGACCACCAGCAAGACTTTTTACATTGCAGAACAG GTATCTCACCATCCCCCCGTGTCCGCATTTTACGTCAGCAACAGGAAGGACGGATTCTGCCTCAGCGGCAGCATCCTTGCCAAGTCCAAGTTCTATG gGAACTCCTTATCAGCCATATTAGACGGCGAAGCTCGACTTACTTTCCTAAACCGGGGCGAGGACTACGTGATGAACATGCCCTACGCTCACTGCAAAG GCATTCTCTATGGCACCATGACTCTGGAGCTGGGTGGTCAGATCACCATTTCGTGTGAGAAGACAGGCTACAGTTCTCAGCTGGAGTTCAGACTTAAG CCGTTCCTGGGAAGCAGCGACAGTGTCAACCAGATCTCCGGAAAGATCAAGCTGGGGAAGGAAGTTCTGGCGACTCTCGAGGGCCACTGG GACAGCGAGATCTTCATCAACGACAAGAAGACGGGAACAGTGGACACTTTCTGGAACCCAACACCGGACCTGAGGCAGAGCCGACTCACCCGCTGCACCGTCCCACCCGAGGAGCAGGGGGAGTTCGAATCAGAAAG GCTGTGGCAGCACGTGACGAGGGCCATCAACAACAAGGACCAGACGGAGGCCACCAACGAGAAGTTCATCCTGGAGGAAAGCCAGAGGAAGTCGGCGCGGGAGAGGAAAGCCAAGTGCGAGGAGTGGAACCCCACCCTGTTCGAGCAGGACCTCATCACTGGAGAGTGGCATTATAAATATGCTGA caCAAGGCCGTGGGACCCCCTCAATGACCTGATCCAGTTTGAAAAAGACGGTTGTATCCAGACCAAGGTCCGACACCGCACCCCCATGGTACGTTCTGGCAGTCTTATTAGTCTGAGTAACCAGGGGTCGCGGAGGGACAATTGCAAGTGCCAG GTCACGGTGCCAAAGAGGAAACACAAGAGCGACAAGCCTAAAAGCCCAGAGAGTGGCTGCTCTTCGCCAGAACTCGACCGCCAGGACTCCTCCGGAAGCGAAC GACACAAGAGCAAACACAGCAGCCGTTTGCGCAAGAAGGGCGCAGAACTCAGTGAACTTCAAAGTGCCATTGAATCCATAAAGCAGACGCAGCAGGACATAAACAG GAGCATCAGTGCATTGCGGAGTCGCACGGCAGGCCGGGCGGAGGGCACCTCCTTCTTGCAGCAGCGCGACTACGTCGTCATCGTGGCCCTCATCGTCCTGCAGGTGGTCATCAACTACGTCTTCAAGTAG
- the osbpl8 gene encoding oxysterol-binding protein-related protein 8 isoform X5, translated as MTMKSSPESQQETETTLHPAELREIHATSASVVSGDDATVFLTPGRMSQRQVKERDKEKDKDKDKDKEAGLQTPSREHIASPSSLSSGVSYSHGFERGKEDVLSLPLKEDSLSISKSKSETKLYNGSDKDVSASGGKLTKKESLKVQKKNYREEKKRATKELLSTITDPSVIVMADWLKIRGTLKSWTKLWCVLKPGVLLIYKTHKNGQWVGTVLLNACELIERPSKKDGFCFKLFHPLEQSIWAVKGPKGEAVGSITQPLPSSHLIFRAASESDGRCWMDALELALKCSSLLKRTMIREGKEDMSTVASGGEHSLNFYSLLRAHNMHGFQFNDSDHLKDPDLYSDKSDREGEPDHEESDPEGLEKSEESDSDTSERQDDSYVDMDPNEHVRETSYIEQSHEELGEAGEAAQTETVSEENKSLIWTLLKQVRPGMDLSKVVLPTFILEPRSFLDKLSDYYYHADFLSEAAVEENAYNRMKKVVKWYISGFYKKPKGLKKPYNPIIGETYRCMWLHQETTSKTFYIAEQVSHHPPVSAFYVSNRKDGFCLSGSILAKSKFYGNSLSAILDGEARLTFLNRGEDYVMNMPYAHCKGILYGTMTLELGGQITISCEKTGYSSQLEFRLKPFLGSSDSVNQISGKIKLGKEVLATLEGHWDSEIFINDKKTGTVDTFWNPTPDLRQSRLTRCTVPPEEQGEFESERLWQHVTRAINNKDQTEATNEKFILEESQRKSARERKAKCEEWNPTLFEQDLITGEWHYKYADTRPWDPLNDLIQFEKDGCIQTKVRHRTPMVRSGSLISLSNQGSRRDNCKCQVTVPKRKHKSDKPKSPESGCSSPELDRQDSSGSERHKSKHSSRLRKKGAELSELQSAIESIKQTQQDINRSISALRSRTAGRAEGTSFLQQRDYVVIVALIVLQVVINYVFK; from the exons ATGACCATGAAGTCTTCGCCCGAGTCCCAACAGGAGACCGAGACCACTTTG CACCCTGCAGAGTTGAGAGAGATCCATGCCACCTCTG CATCCGTAGTGTCCGGTGATGACGCCACCGTCTTTCTGACGCCAGGCAGGATGAGCCAGCGGCAGGTGAAGGAACGGGACAAGGAGAAAGACAAGGACAAGGACAAGGACAAGGAGGCGGGCCTCCAAACCCCCAGCCGGGAACATATCGCCTCTCCCTCCTCGCTCAGCTCGGGCGTCAGCTACAGCCACG GTTTCGAGAGAGGGAAGGAGGACGTTTTGTCGCTGCCTTTGAAAGAGGATTCGCTTTCCATATCCAAGAGCAAG TCGGAAACCAAGCTGTACAATGGCTCCGACAAGGACGTGTCGGCATCCGGAGGCAAGCTCACCAAGAAGGAGTCcctcaag GTACAAAAGAAGAATTACagggaagagaagaagagggcCACAAAAGAGCTGCTCAGCACCATCACCGACCCTTCCGTCATTGTCATGGCCGACTGGCTGAAG ATCCGCGGGACCCTGAAGAGCTGGACCAAGCTGTGGTGTGTTCTGAAGCCGGGCGTGCTGCTCATTTACAAGACTCACAAGAACGGCCAGTGGGTGGGCACGGTGCTGCTCAACGCCTGCGAGCTCATCGAGAGACCCTCCAAGAAGGACGGCTTCTGCTTCAAGCTCTTTCACCCCCTCGAGCAGTCCATCTGGGCCGTCAAG GGCCCCAAAGGGGAAGCGGTGGGCTCCATCACTCAGCCGTTACCCAGCAGTCACCTCATCTTCCGTGCGGCGTCCGAGTCTGATG gtCGCTGCTGGATGGATGCCTTGGAGCTGGCCTTAAAGTGCTCCAGCTTGCTCAAAAGAACCATGATCCGCGAGGGGAAGGAAGACATGAGCACAGTGGCCTCTGGCGGAGAACATTCCCTCAACTTCTACAGCCTCCTGCGTGCCCACAACATGCATGGATTCCA GTTCAACGATAGCGACCATTTGAAAGACCCGGACCTCTACTCCGATAAGTCCGACCGGGAGGGCGAGCCGGACCACGAGGAGTCGGACCCGGAAGGCCTGGAGAAGAGCGAGGAGAGCGACAGCGACACGTCGGAGCGCCAGGACGACTCGTACGTAGACATGGACCCCAACGAGCACGTGCGGGAAACGTCCTACATCGAGCAGTCCCACGAAGAACTGGGCGAG GCAGGCGAGGCTGCCCAGACCGAAACGGTCTCAGAGGAGAACAAATCCCTGATCTGGACTCTTCTGAAGCAAGTGCGACCGGGTATGGATCTGTCCAAAGTGGTCCTGCCCACGTTTATCCTGGAGCCGCGGTCCTTCCTGGACAAACTGTCCGACTATTACTACCATGCGGACTTCCTGTCTGA GGCTGCGGTGGAGGAGAACGCTTACAACCGGATGAAGAAAGTCGTCAAGTGGTACATCTCCGGGTTCTACAAAAAGCCAAAG GGCTTGAAGAAGCCTTACAACCCCATTATCGGCGAGACCTACCGCTGTATGTGGCTGCACCAAGAGACCACCAGCAAGACTTTTTACATTGCAGAACAG GTATCTCACCATCCCCCCGTGTCCGCATTTTACGTCAGCAACAGGAAGGACGGATTCTGCCTCAGCGGCAGCATCCTTGCCAAGTCCAAGTTCTATG gGAACTCCTTATCAGCCATATTAGACGGCGAAGCTCGACTTACTTTCCTAAACCGGGGCGAGGACTACGTGATGAACATGCCCTACGCTCACTGCAAAG GCATTCTCTATGGCACCATGACTCTGGAGCTGGGTGGTCAGATCACCATTTCGTGTGAGAAGACAGGCTACAGTTCTCAGCTGGAGTTCAGACTTAAG CCGTTCCTGGGAAGCAGCGACAGTGTCAACCAGATCTCCGGAAAGATCAAGCTGGGGAAGGAAGTTCTGGCGACTCTCGAGGGCCACTGG GACAGCGAGATCTTCATCAACGACAAGAAGACGGGAACAGTGGACACTTTCTGGAACCCAACACCGGACCTGAGGCAGAGCCGACTCACCCGCTGCACCGTCCCACCCGAGGAGCAGGGGGAGTTCGAATCAGAAAG GCTGTGGCAGCACGTGACGAGGGCCATCAACAACAAGGACCAGACGGAGGCCACCAACGAGAAGTTCATCCTGGAGGAAAGCCAGAGGAAGTCGGCGCGGGAGAGGAAAGCCAAGTGCGAGGAGTGGAACCCCACCCTGTTCGAGCAGGACCTCATCACTGGAGAGTGGCATTATAAATATGCTGA caCAAGGCCGTGGGACCCCCTCAATGACCTGATCCAGTTTGAAAAAGACGGTTGTATCCAGACCAAGGTCCGACACCGCACCCCCATGGTACGTTCTGGCAGTCTTATTAGTCTGAGTAACCAGGGGTCGCGGAGGGACAATTGCAAGTGCCAG GTCACGGTGCCAAAGAGGAAACACAAGAGCGACAAGCCTAAAAGCCCAGAGAGTGGCTGCTCTTCGCCAGAACTCGACCGCCAGGACTCCTCCGGAAGCGAAC GACACAAGAGCAAACACAGCAGCCGTTTGCGCAAGAAGGGCGCAGAACTCAGTGAACTTCAAAGTGCCATTGAATCCATAAAGCAGACGCAGCAGGACATAAACAG GAGCATCAGTGCATTGCGGAGTCGCACGGCAGGCCGGGCGGAGGGCACCTCCTTCTTGCAGCAGCGCGACTACGTCGTCATCGTGGCCCTCATCGTCCTGCAGGTGGTCATCAACTACGTCTTCAAGTAG
- the osbpl8 gene encoding oxysterol-binding protein-related protein 8 isoform X4 — MTMKSSPESQQETETTLHPAELREIHATSAASVVSGDDATVFLTPGRMSQRQVKERDKEKDKDKDKDKEAGLQTPSREHIASPSSLSSGVSYSHGFERGKEDVLSLPLKEDSLSISKSKSETKLYNGSDKDVSASGGKLTKKESLKVQKKNYREEKKRATKELLSTITDPSVIVMADWLKIRGTLKSWTKLWCVLKPGVLLIYKTHKNGQWVGTVLLNACELIERPSKKDGFCFKLFHPLEQSIWAVKGPKGEAVGSITQPLPSSHLIFRAASESDGRCWMDALELALKCSSLLKRTMIREGKEDMSTVASGGEHSLNFYSLLRAHNMHGFQFNDSDHLKDPDLYSDKSDREGEPDHEESDPEGLEKSEESDSDTSERQDDSYVDMDPNEHVRETSYIEQSHEELGEAGEAAQTETVSEENKSLIWTLLKQVRPGMDLSKVVLPTFILEPRSFLDKLSDYYYHADFLSEAAVEENAYNRMKKVVKWYISGFYKKPKGLKKPYNPIIGETYRCMWLHQETTSKTFYIAEQVSHHPPVSAFYVSNRKDGFCLSGSILAKSKFYGNSLSAILDGEARLTFLNRGEDYVMNMPYAHCKGILYGTMTLELGGQITISCEKTGYSSQLEFRLKPFLGSSDSVNQISGKIKLGKEVLATLEGHWDSEIFINDKKTGTVDTFWNPTPDLRQSRLTRCTVPPEEQGEFESERLWQHVTRAINNKDQTEATNEKFILEESQRKSARERKAKCEEWNPTLFEQDLITGEWHYKYADTRPWDPLNDLIQFEKDGCIQTKVRHRTPMVRSGSLISLSNQGSRRDNCKCQVTVPKRKHKSDKPKSPESGCSSPELDRQDSSGSERHKSKHSSRLRKKGAELSELQSAIESIKQTQQDINRSISALRSRTAGRAEGTSFLQQRDYVVIVALIVLQVVINYVFK, encoded by the exons ATGACCATGAAGTCTTCGCCCGAGTCCCAACAGGAGACCGAGACCACTTTG CACCCTGCAGAGTTGAGAGAGATCCATGCCACCTCTG CAGCATCCGTAGTGTCCGGTGATGACGCCACCGTCTTTCTGACGCCAGGCAGGATGAGCCAGCGGCAGGTGAAGGAACGGGACAAGGAGAAAGACAAGGACAAGGACAAGGACAAGGAGGCGGGCCTCCAAACCCCCAGCCGGGAACATATCGCCTCTCCCTCCTCGCTCAGCTCGGGCGTCAGCTACAGCCACG GTTTCGAGAGAGGGAAGGAGGACGTTTTGTCGCTGCCTTTGAAAGAGGATTCGCTTTCCATATCCAAGAGCAAG TCGGAAACCAAGCTGTACAATGGCTCCGACAAGGACGTGTCGGCATCCGGAGGCAAGCTCACCAAGAAGGAGTCcctcaag GTACAAAAGAAGAATTACagggaagagaagaagagggcCACAAAAGAGCTGCTCAGCACCATCACCGACCCTTCCGTCATTGTCATGGCCGACTGGCTGAAG ATCCGCGGGACCCTGAAGAGCTGGACCAAGCTGTGGTGTGTTCTGAAGCCGGGCGTGCTGCTCATTTACAAGACTCACAAGAACGGCCAGTGGGTGGGCACGGTGCTGCTCAACGCCTGCGAGCTCATCGAGAGACCCTCCAAGAAGGACGGCTTCTGCTTCAAGCTCTTTCACCCCCTCGAGCAGTCCATCTGGGCCGTCAAG GGCCCCAAAGGGGAAGCGGTGGGCTCCATCACTCAGCCGTTACCCAGCAGTCACCTCATCTTCCGTGCGGCGTCCGAGTCTGATG gtCGCTGCTGGATGGATGCCTTGGAGCTGGCCTTAAAGTGCTCCAGCTTGCTCAAAAGAACCATGATCCGCGAGGGGAAGGAAGACATGAGCACAGTGGCCTCTGGCGGAGAACATTCCCTCAACTTCTACAGCCTCCTGCGTGCCCACAACATGCATGGATTCCA GTTCAACGATAGCGACCATTTGAAAGACCCGGACCTCTACTCCGATAAGTCCGACCGGGAGGGCGAGCCGGACCACGAGGAGTCGGACCCGGAAGGCCTGGAGAAGAGCGAGGAGAGCGACAGCGACACGTCGGAGCGCCAGGACGACTCGTACGTAGACATGGACCCCAACGAGCACGTGCGGGAAACGTCCTACATCGAGCAGTCCCACGAAGAACTGGGCGAG GCAGGCGAGGCTGCCCAGACCGAAACGGTCTCAGAGGAGAACAAATCCCTGATCTGGACTCTTCTGAAGCAAGTGCGACCGGGTATGGATCTGTCCAAAGTGGTCCTGCCCACGTTTATCCTGGAGCCGCGGTCCTTCCTGGACAAACTGTCCGACTATTACTACCATGCGGACTTCCTGTCTGA GGCTGCGGTGGAGGAGAACGCTTACAACCGGATGAAGAAAGTCGTCAAGTGGTACATCTCCGGGTTCTACAAAAAGCCAAAG GGCTTGAAGAAGCCTTACAACCCCATTATCGGCGAGACCTACCGCTGTATGTGGCTGCACCAAGAGACCACCAGCAAGACTTTTTACATTGCAGAACAG GTATCTCACCATCCCCCCGTGTCCGCATTTTACGTCAGCAACAGGAAGGACGGATTCTGCCTCAGCGGCAGCATCCTTGCCAAGTCCAAGTTCTATG gGAACTCCTTATCAGCCATATTAGACGGCGAAGCTCGACTTACTTTCCTAAACCGGGGCGAGGACTACGTGATGAACATGCCCTACGCTCACTGCAAAG GCATTCTCTATGGCACCATGACTCTGGAGCTGGGTGGTCAGATCACCATTTCGTGTGAGAAGACAGGCTACAGTTCTCAGCTGGAGTTCAGACTTAAG CCGTTCCTGGGAAGCAGCGACAGTGTCAACCAGATCTCCGGAAAGATCAAGCTGGGGAAGGAAGTTCTGGCGACTCTCGAGGGCCACTGG GACAGCGAGATCTTCATCAACGACAAGAAGACGGGAACAGTGGACACTTTCTGGAACCCAACACCGGACCTGAGGCAGAGCCGACTCACCCGCTGCACCGTCCCACCCGAGGAGCAGGGGGAGTTCGAATCAGAAAG GCTGTGGCAGCACGTGACGAGGGCCATCAACAACAAGGACCAGACGGAGGCCACCAACGAGAAGTTCATCCTGGAGGAAAGCCAGAGGAAGTCGGCGCGGGAGAGGAAAGCCAAGTGCGAGGAGTGGAACCCCACCCTGTTCGAGCAGGACCTCATCACTGGAGAGTGGCATTATAAATATGCTGA caCAAGGCCGTGGGACCCCCTCAATGACCTGATCCAGTTTGAAAAAGACGGTTGTATCCAGACCAAGGTCCGACACCGCACCCCCATGGTACGTTCTGGCAGTCTTATTAGTCTGAGTAACCAGGGGTCGCGGAGGGACAATTGCAAGTGCCAG GTCACGGTGCCAAAGAGGAAACACAAGAGCGACAAGCCTAAAAGCCCAGAGAGTGGCTGCTCTTCGCCAGAACTCGACCGCCAGGACTCCTCCGGAAGCGAAC GACACAAGAGCAAACACAGCAGCCGTTTGCGCAAGAAGGGCGCAGAACTCAGTGAACTTCAAAGTGCCATTGAATCCATAAAGCAGACGCAGCAGGACATAAACAG GAGCATCAGTGCATTGCGGAGTCGCACGGCAGGCCGGGCGGAGGGCACCTCCTTCTTGCAGCAGCGCGACTACGTCGTCATCGTGGCCCTCATCGTCCTGCAGGTGGTCATCAACTACGTCTTCAAGTAG
- the osbpl8 gene encoding oxysterol-binding protein-related protein 8 isoform X8: MSQRQVKERDKEKDKDKDKDKEAGLQTPSREHIASPSSLSSGVSYSHGFERGKEDVLSLPLKEDSLSISKSKSETKLYNGSDKDVSASGGKLTKKESLKVQKKNYREEKKRATKELLSTITDPSVIVMADWLKIRGTLKSWTKLWCVLKPGVLLIYKTHKNGQWVGTVLLNACELIERPSKKDGFCFKLFHPLEQSIWAVKGPKGEAVGSITQPLPSSHLIFRAASESDGRCWMDALELALKCSSLLKRTMIREGKEDMSTVASGGEHSLNFYSLLRAHNMHGFQFNDSDHLKDPDLYSDKSDREGEPDHEESDPEGLEKSEESDSDTSERQDDSYVDMDPNEHVRETSYIEQSHEELGEAGEAAQTETVSEENKSLIWTLLKQVRPGMDLSKVVLPTFILEPRSFLDKLSDYYYHADFLSEAAVEENAYNRMKKVVKWYISGFYKKPKGLKKPYNPIIGETYRCMWLHQETTSKTFYIAEQVSHHPPVSAFYVSNRKDGFCLSGSILAKSKFYGNSLSAILDGEARLTFLNRGEDYVMNMPYAHCKGILYGTMTLELGGQITISCEKTGYSSQLEFRLKPFLGSSDSVNQISGKIKLGKEVLATLEGHWDSEIFINDKKTGTVDTFWNPTPDLRQSRLTRCTVPPEEQGEFESERLWQHVTRAINNKDQTEATNEKFILEESQRKSARERKAKCEEWNPTLFEQDLITGEWHYKYADTRPWDPLNDLIQFEKDGCIQTKVRHRTPMVRSGSLISLSNQGSRRDNCKCQVTVPKRKHKSDKPKSPESGCSSPELDRQDSSGSERHKSKHSSRLRKKGAELSELQSAIESIKQTQQDINRSISALRSRTAGRAEGTSFLQQRDYVVIVALIVLQVVINYVFK, encoded by the exons ATGAGCCAGCGGCAGGTGAAGGAACGGGACAAGGAGAAAGACAAGGACAAGGACAAGGACAAGGAGGCGGGCCTCCAAACCCCCAGCCGGGAACATATCGCCTCTCCCTCCTCGCTCAGCTCGGGCGTCAGCTACAGCCACG GTTTCGAGAGAGGGAAGGAGGACGTTTTGTCGCTGCCTTTGAAAGAGGATTCGCTTTCCATATCCAAGAGCAAG TCGGAAACCAAGCTGTACAATGGCTCCGACAAGGACGTGTCGGCATCCGGAGGCAAGCTCACCAAGAAGGAGTCcctcaag GTACAAAAGAAGAATTACagggaagagaagaagagggcCACAAAAGAGCTGCTCAGCACCATCACCGACCCTTCCGTCATTGTCATGGCCGACTGGCTGAAG ATCCGCGGGACCCTGAAGAGCTGGACCAAGCTGTGGTGTGTTCTGAAGCCGGGCGTGCTGCTCATTTACAAGACTCACAAGAACGGCCAGTGGGTGGGCACGGTGCTGCTCAACGCCTGCGAGCTCATCGAGAGACCCTCCAAGAAGGACGGCTTCTGCTTCAAGCTCTTTCACCCCCTCGAGCAGTCCATCTGGGCCGTCAAG GGCCCCAAAGGGGAAGCGGTGGGCTCCATCACTCAGCCGTTACCCAGCAGTCACCTCATCTTCCGTGCGGCGTCCGAGTCTGATG gtCGCTGCTGGATGGATGCCTTGGAGCTGGCCTTAAAGTGCTCCAGCTTGCTCAAAAGAACCATGATCCGCGAGGGGAAGGAAGACATGAGCACAGTGGCCTCTGGCGGAGAACATTCCCTCAACTTCTACAGCCTCCTGCGTGCCCACAACATGCATGGATTCCA GTTCAACGATAGCGACCATTTGAAAGACCCGGACCTCTACTCCGATAAGTCCGACCGGGAGGGCGAGCCGGACCACGAGGAGTCGGACCCGGAAGGCCTGGAGAAGAGCGAGGAGAGCGACAGCGACACGTCGGAGCGCCAGGACGACTCGTACGTAGACATGGACCCCAACGAGCACGTGCGGGAAACGTCCTACATCGAGCAGTCCCACGAAGAACTGGGCGAG GCAGGCGAGGCTGCCCAGACCGAAACGGTCTCAGAGGAGAACAAATCCCTGATCTGGACTCTTCTGAAGCAAGTGCGACCGGGTATGGATCTGTCCAAAGTGGTCCTGCCCACGTTTATCCTGGAGCCGCGGTCCTTCCTGGACAAACTGTCCGACTATTACTACCATGCGGACTTCCTGTCTGA GGCTGCGGTGGAGGAGAACGCTTACAACCGGATGAAGAAAGTCGTCAAGTGGTACATCTCCGGGTTCTACAAAAAGCCAAAG GGCTTGAAGAAGCCTTACAACCCCATTATCGGCGAGACCTACCGCTGTATGTGGCTGCACCAAGAGACCACCAGCAAGACTTTTTACATTGCAGAACAG GTATCTCACCATCCCCCCGTGTCCGCATTTTACGTCAGCAACAGGAAGGACGGATTCTGCCTCAGCGGCAGCATCCTTGCCAAGTCCAAGTTCTATG gGAACTCCTTATCAGCCATATTAGACGGCGAAGCTCGACTTACTTTCCTAAACCGGGGCGAGGACTACGTGATGAACATGCCCTACGCTCACTGCAAAG GCATTCTCTATGGCACCATGACTCTGGAGCTGGGTGGTCAGATCACCATTTCGTGTGAGAAGACAGGCTACAGTTCTCAGCTGGAGTTCAGACTTAAG CCGTTCCTGGGAAGCAGCGACAGTGTCAACCAGATCTCCGGAAAGATCAAGCTGGGGAAGGAAGTTCTGGCGACTCTCGAGGGCCACTGG GACAGCGAGATCTTCATCAACGACAAGAAGACGGGAACAGTGGACACTTTCTGGAACCCAACACCGGACCTGAGGCAGAGCCGACTCACCCGCTGCACCGTCCCACCCGAGGAGCAGGGGGAGTTCGAATCAGAAAG GCTGTGGCAGCACGTGACGAGGGCCATCAACAACAAGGACCAGACGGAGGCCACCAACGAGAAGTTCATCCTGGAGGAAAGCCAGAGGAAGTCGGCGCGGGAGAGGAAAGCCAAGTGCGAGGAGTGGAACCCCACCCTGTTCGAGCAGGACCTCATCACTGGAGAGTGGCATTATAAATATGCTGA caCAAGGCCGTGGGACCCCCTCAATGACCTGATCCAGTTTGAAAAAGACGGTTGTATCCAGACCAAGGTCCGACACCGCACCCCCATGGTACGTTCTGGCAGTCTTATTAGTCTGAGTAACCAGGGGTCGCGGAGGGACAATTGCAAGTGCCAG GTCACGGTGCCAAAGAGGAAACACAAGAGCGACAAGCCTAAAAGCCCAGAGAGTGGCTGCTCTTCGCCAGAACTCGACCGCCAGGACTCCTCCGGAAGCGAAC GACACAAGAGCAAACACAGCAGCCGTTTGCGCAAGAAGGGCGCAGAACTCAGTGAACTTCAAAGTGCCATTGAATCCATAAAGCAGACGCAGCAGGACATAAACAG GAGCATCAGTGCATTGCGGAGTCGCACGGCAGGCCGGGCGGAGGGCACCTCCTTCTTGCAGCAGCGCGACTACGTCGTCATCGTGGCCCTCATCGTCCTGCAGGTGGTCATCAACTACGTCTTCAAGTAG